A window of the Nibribacter ruber genome harbors these coding sequences:
- a CDS encoding polyprenyl synthetase family protein has protein sequence MDISQFSERINQTLSTLQYGDKPKELYEPIQYIMALGGKRIRPLLTLLGAYLFEDDVEKAVMPAIGVEVFHNFTLMHDDIMDQAPIRRGQATVHEKWNTNVAILSGDVMLVRAYEYFLGIEPTKLPTALQLFSTCAAQVCEGQQLDMLFETRQDVTIDEYLEMIKLKTAVLLGFCLELGALLNNADPEDAKHLKEFGINMGLAFQLRDDLLDVYGEQAKFGKRVGGDIVSDKKTYLLLTALERASATEQKELLSWQGKMDVDKVEAVKAIYDRLNIQDITQGQVNHYFQRALQHLQEVNALNNKKDLLRTLAIQLIERDS, from the coding sequence GTGGATATCTCCCAATTCTCCGAGAGAATCAACCAAACCCTTTCCACGCTCCAGTATGGTGATAAACCGAAGGAGTTGTATGAGCCCATCCAGTATATTATGGCTTTGGGCGGCAAACGCATCCGTCCGTTGCTCACGTTATTGGGCGCGTATCTGTTTGAGGATGACGTAGAAAAAGCGGTGATGCCAGCCATTGGGGTAGAGGTTTTCCACAACTTCACGCTCATGCATGATGATATCATGGACCAAGCACCCATAAGAAGAGGACAGGCCACAGTGCATGAGAAATGGAACACCAACGTCGCCATTCTTTCTGGCGACGTAATGCTGGTACGCGCCTATGAATACTTCTTAGGCATTGAACCCACCAAACTGCCAACCGCCTTGCAACTGTTTAGTACGTGCGCCGCTCAAGTCTGCGAAGGCCAGCAACTGGACATGCTCTTTGAAACCCGCCAAGACGTAACTATTGACGAGTACCTGGAGATGATTAAATTGAAGACGGCCGTTTTGCTAGGCTTCTGCTTAGAACTAGGTGCGCTTTTAAACAACGCAGATCCTGAGGACGCCAAACATTTAAAGGAGTTCGGGATCAATATGGGCTTGGCGTTTCAATTGCGAGATGATTTGCTGGACGTTTATGGCGAGCAGGCCAAGTTTGGCAAGCGCGTAGGTGGAGACATTGTCTCTGATAAGAAAACCTATCTGCTGTTAACCGCTTTAGAACGCGCCTCGGCTACGGAACAGAAGGAATTGCTAAGCTGGCAAGGCAAAATGGATGTGGATAAAGTAGAAGCCGTGAAAGCCATTTATGACCGCTTGAACATTCAGGACATCACCCAGGGCCAGGTCAATCATTATTTCCAGAGAGCCCTACAGCACCTGCAGGAAGTAAATGCCTTGAATAATAAAAAGGATTTGCTCAGAACGCTGGCCATTCAATTGATTGAGCGCGATAGTTAA
- a CDS encoding head GIN domain-containing protein yields the protein MKRHSLLTALLLLIVASALASFTFSATALLDQEDRSIGAFTMIGLAFPAHVEVRKGSTHSVKVEGDAKDLKELITEVKDGKLLIKRKDSDNWISWGSNDSKPVRVYVTTPTLEAVSVSGSGKLVAQDTFKGASMSLAVSGSGSITMSTDVDKLTSKISGSGTIHLKGEGKSTSASISGSGSLKGYDFETETASVSISGSGSCEINAKATLKSIISGSGRVYYSGSPSVDSRVSGSGSVKRRG from the coding sequence ATGAAAAGACATTCTTTACTCACTGCCCTTTTATTGCTGATAGTAGCCAGCGCGCTTGCCTCTTTTACTTTTTCCGCCACTGCGCTTCTTGATCAGGAAGACAGGTCCATTGGGGCTTTTACCATGATAGGCCTCGCTTTTCCGGCTCATGTAGAAGTACGCAAGGGAAGCACCCACAGCGTGAAAGTTGAAGGAGACGCCAAAGACCTGAAAGAACTGATCACCGAGGTAAAAGACGGTAAACTGCTCATCAAGCGCAAAGACTCTGACAACTGGATTAGCTGGGGTTCAAATGACTCAAAGCCAGTGAGAGTATACGTGACCACGCCCACGCTAGAGGCGGTTTCTGTAAGCGGCTCTGGCAAGTTGGTGGCCCAGGACACATTTAAAGGCGCTTCTATGAGTTTGGCGGTGAGCGGCTCGGGCTCCATTACCATGTCTACAGATGTGGATAAACTCACCAGCAAGATTTCTGGCTCAGGCACCATTCACCTAAAAGGCGAAGGCAAAAGCACTTCCGCTTCCATCAGCGGGTCTGGTTCATTGAAAGGCTATGACTTTGAAACGGAGACGGCCAGCGTGAGCATTTCTGGTTCGGGCTCTTGTGAAATCAACGCGAAGGCTACCCTCAAGTCTATCATCAGCGGCAGCGGCCGGGTGTACTACAGCGGTTCTCCCAGCGTAGACAGCCGCGTCAGCGGATCTGGTTCTGTGAAACGCCGTGGCTAA
- a CDS encoding rhomboid family intramembrane serine protease: MPFPISITILLIIITVAISMYAWRNQNLMENWVHHPQSVAQHNEWWRLLTSGFLHADFGHLFFNMFSFYMFGRVVEQYFMAIFGPTMGIVLYLVLYLGAIILSDLPTYFKHRNDRGYYSLGASGGVAAIIFSSIYFNPQSELIIFPIPFHIKGYIFGALYLIYSYYQARRAGDGINHSAHFYGALFGVVFTIGLVPEYFPRFLELILE; encoded by the coding sequence ATGCCTTTCCCCATTAGCATCACCATACTTCTTATCATTATCACCGTGGCCATTTCTATGTATGCCTGGCGCAACCAGAACCTCATGGAGAACTGGGTGCATCATCCGCAGAGCGTGGCGCAGCACAATGAATGGTGGCGGTTGTTGACGTCAGGGTTTCTGCACGCAGACTTTGGCCACTTGTTCTTCAATATGTTCTCGTTCTATATGTTCGGGAGGGTGGTGGAGCAGTACTTTATGGCCATTTTCGGGCCCACCATGGGCATTGTGCTGTACTTGGTCCTGTATTTAGGTGCCATCATCTTGTCAGATCTGCCTACGTATTTTAAGCATAGGAACGACAGAGGGTATTACTCCCTGGGAGCATCGGGTGGGGTGGCGGCCATCATCTTCTCCAGCATTTACTTTAATCCGCAGTCTGAACTCATCATTTTCCCTATTCCATTTCATATCAAGGGCTATATTTTTGGGGCCTTGTACTTGATATACTCGTATTATCAGGCCAGACGTGCCGGAGACGGTATTAACCACAGCGCCCACTTTTATGGTGCCTTGTTTGGCGTGGTGTTCACCATTGGACTGGTGCCAGAATACTTCCCAAGATTTCTAGAGTTGATTCTTGAATAG
- the rnr gene encoding ribonuclease R: MERKRRDRNEKGESAPRSERSRNSRGSASKDKRGSGKKGGPNVGQISAGVLINIFSQNPEKVFTYRQLHRRLGINDQRGREEVFGILKQLRKTGELVHLQNDAYVFNPDFKGERTRSPKREDAGDRGERRTTSTRFSGRGSETLIGKVDLANGRFAYVICEDSEQDVRVPTDKLMFAMTGDTVRVAVRRGRKPSDRPEGEVVEVLKREREEVVGRLQMGKGFGFLVPDQKRMYFDVFVGERNLADAKDGDKVLVKVTEWPEDPKKSPTGEIIRVFGPAGEHNAEIHAIMAEFGLPFEFPESVEKEADAIPEGITKEEIAKRRDFRDVTTFTIDPADAKDFDDALSMRQLENGNWEIGVHIADVTHYVQPNTKLEKEAYRRATSVYLVDRTIPMLPERLSNGLCSLRPNEDKLTFSVVFEMDDNAKIHDYWIGRTIIHSDRRFAYEDAQEVIETGEGDYKDEILKLNELAKKFKDKRFKNGAVNFETIEVKFKLDENGKPLSLYIKERKDAHKLIEEFMLLANKYVAEHVYHIKKGKNKLTMVYRTHGAPDPEKLLNFSMFARKFGYNLNLAEGRDISKELNSLADQTEGKPEQNVLQSLAIRTMAKAKYSTEPEGHFGLAFAHYSHFTSPIRRYPDMMAHRLIDRYTHGQDSADVEEFEERCLHSSDMEKRAADAERASIKFKQVEFINNFIGEQFKGIVSGLTEWGMYVEIEENKCEGMIRLADLQDDFYELDSANYRIIGRSNKRMISFGDEVIVEVKAANILDRTIDLELIDTVKK; encoded by the coding sequence ATGGAAAGAAAAAGAAGAGACCGTAACGAAAAAGGGGAATCTGCCCCACGGTCCGAAAGATCAAGAAACAGCAGAGGCTCGGCCTCAAAAGATAAAAGAGGTTCTGGAAAGAAAGGCGGACCAAACGTGGGCCAGATTTCGGCGGGCGTGTTGATTAACATCTTCAGCCAGAACCCAGAGAAAGTATTCACCTATCGCCAACTGCACCGCCGCCTAGGCATCAATGATCAGCGCGGCCGCGAAGAGGTGTTCGGCATCCTTAAACAATTGCGCAAAACCGGAGAGTTGGTGCATTTGCAGAACGACGCCTATGTCTTCAACCCAGACTTTAAAGGCGAGCGCACACGCAGTCCTAAACGCGAAGATGCCGGTGACCGCGGTGAAAGACGCACTACGTCTACCCGTTTCAGCGGACGTGGCAGTGAGACGCTTATTGGCAAGGTAGACTTGGCCAACGGACGTTTTGCTTATGTCATCTGCGAGGATTCTGAGCAGGACGTGCGCGTCCCTACAGACAAGCTCATGTTTGCCATGACCGGTGACACCGTGCGCGTAGCCGTAAGACGCGGTCGCAAGCCGAGTGACCGTCCAGAAGGTGAAGTGGTGGAAGTACTCAAGCGCGAGCGCGAAGAAGTGGTGGGCCGTCTGCAAATGGGCAAGGGCTTCGGCTTCTTGGTGCCAGACCAGAAACGCATGTACTTTGACGTGTTTGTGGGCGAGCGCAACCTGGCAGACGCTAAAGACGGCGACAAGGTATTGGTGAAAGTAACTGAGTGGCCAGAAGACCCTAAAAAAAGCCCGACGGGTGAAATCATCAGGGTATTCGGTCCGGCCGGTGAACACAACGCCGAGATTCACGCGATTATGGCCGAATTCGGACTTCCGTTTGAATTCCCGGAGAGCGTGGAAAAAGAAGCGGATGCCATCCCTGAGGGAATCACCAAGGAGGAAATTGCCAAGCGCCGTGACTTTAGGGACGTGACCACCTTTACCATTGACCCCGCAGACGCCAAGGACTTTGATGATGCCTTGAGCATGCGTCAACTGGAGAACGGTAACTGGGAGATTGGCGTGCACATTGCAGATGTAACGCACTATGTTCAGCCCAACACCAAACTAGAGAAGGAAGCCTACCGAAGAGCCACGTCTGTGTACCTGGTAGACCGTACCATCCCTATGTTGCCAGAGCGTTTGTCTAATGGCCTTTGCTCGCTAAGACCCAATGAAGACAAACTCACGTTCTCTGTGGTGTTTGAGATGGATGACAACGCCAAAATCCATGACTATTGGATTGGACGCACCATCATCCACTCAGACCGTCGTTTTGCTTATGAAGACGCCCAAGAGGTGATTGAAACCGGTGAAGGCGACTACAAAGACGAGATTCTGAAGCTGAACGAACTCGCCAAGAAATTCAAGGACAAGCGCTTTAAAAACGGTGCTGTGAACTTTGAAACCATTGAGGTGAAGTTCAAACTGGATGAGAACGGCAAGCCTTTGTCTTTGTACATCAAGGAACGCAAGGACGCGCACAAACTGATTGAGGAATTCATGCTATTGGCCAACAAGTATGTAGCTGAGCATGTGTACCACATCAAAAAGGGCAAGAACAAACTGACCATGGTGTACCGTACTCACGGCGCGCCAGACCCAGAGAAACTCTTGAACTTCTCCATGTTTGCGCGCAAGTTTGGCTATAATTTGAATCTAGCCGAAGGCCGTGACATCTCTAAGGAGTTGAACAGCCTGGCAGACCAAACCGAAGGCAAGCCTGAGCAGAACGTGCTTCAGAGCCTGGCCATCAGAACGATGGCGAAGGCCAAGTATTCCACAGAGCCAGAAGGGCACTTTGGGCTGGCATTTGCGCACTACTCGCACTTTACGTCGCCTATCAGAAGGTACCCAGACATGATGGCGCACCGCCTCATTGACCGGTATACCCATGGACAGGACAGTGCAGATGTGGAAGAGTTTGAAGAGCGTTGCTTGCATTCTTCAGACATGGAGAAACGCGCCGCAGACGCAGAACGGGCCTCTATCAAGTTCAAGCAGGTGGAGTTTATCAACAACTTCATTGGTGAGCAGTTCAAAGGAATTGTCTCTGGCTTGACCGAGTGGGGCATGTATGTGGAGATAGAAGAGAACAAGTGCGAAGGCATGATTCGTCTGGCAGACCTGCAGGACGACTTCTACGAACTTGACTCGGCTAACTACCGCATCATTGGCCGTAGCAACAAGCGCATGATTTCCTTCGGGGATGAGGTGATTGTAGAGGTGAAGGCCGCCAACATTCTGGACCGTACCATTGACCTGGAGTTGATAGACACGGTTAAGAAATAA
- a CDS encoding RNA polymerase sigma factor, translating to MYCRDPEERKDLFQEIVLQLWRSYPSFKHESKVSTWMYRVALNTAVSSFRKESRRPHHGSLSDLDLQIPSAPDTSAEYELKIKYLYTAIDQLSQVEKAIVMLYLEDRTYEEIAEIIGITKSNVGVKLNRIKAKLEKLLTPVYDEIR from the coding sequence ATGTATTGCCGTGACCCAGAGGAACGCAAGGATCTGTTCCAGGAGATAGTGCTGCAACTCTGGCGGTCCTATCCCTCGTTTAAACACGAATCTAAGGTAAGCACCTGGATGTACCGCGTGGCCTTGAACACGGCTGTCTCTAGCTTCAGGAAGGAAAGCCGAAGGCCGCACCACGGCTCGCTCTCTGACCTGGACCTGCAGATACCTTCTGCCCCAGACACCTCCGCTGAATACGAATTAAAAATCAAGTATCTCTACACCGCTATTGACCAGTTGTCTCAGGTGGAAAAAGCCATTGTCATGTTGTATTTAGAAGACCGCACGTATGAGGAGATCGCCGAGATCATAGGTATCACCAAAAGCAACGTGGGCGTGAAACTAAACCGCATCAAAGCCAAGCTGGAGAAACTGCTAACCCCTGTGTACGATGAAATTAGATAG
- a CDS encoding fasciclin domain-containing protein — protein MFLLCILVALPGASEAQVATASTAVVTKAPLPTLAEGVLSSHQGLLVELVTKAGLMPTLSSAGAYTFFVPSEEGLTKLQTQSPDDLKSILSQHIVPGVVLMKDMRDGATLKTMGGGTLRILKKKDAILIDGIRITSGDQAFSNGVWHQLKGVLHAPVSLL, from the coding sequence ATGTTTCTGCTTTGCATTCTGGTAGCGCTACCGGGTGCTAGCGAGGCACAGGTCGCGACGGCCAGCACCGCTGTAGTGACCAAGGCGCCCTTACCTACATTAGCCGAAGGCGTGCTCAGCAGCCATCAGGGGTTATTGGTGGAACTGGTTACCAAAGCCGGGCTCATGCCCACTTTATCCAGTGCGGGTGCGTACACCTTCTTCGTGCCCTCTGAAGAAGGCCTGACCAAGCTTCAAACCCAATCTCCCGACGATCTCAAAAGCATCCTTTCCCAGCATATTGTGCCTGGAGTAGTCTTGATGAAAGATATGCGGGACGGGGCTACCTTGAAAACAATGGGCGGAGGCACCTTACGGATTCTCAAGAAGAAAGACGCCATTCTCATTGACGGAATAAGAATCACCTCAGGTGACCAGGCGTTTTCCAACGGCGTCTGGCACCAACTGAAGGGTGTTTTGCATGCCCCAGTTTCTCTGTTATAA
- a CDS encoding Glu/Leu/Phe/Val family dehydrogenase encodes MSTTISPGREFLDSVHYYYDQAAQHSKLNPGILEQIRTCNSVYKVKFPVEIDGQIQVFEGIRAQHSHHKLPTKGGIRYSMHVDEDEVVALATLMTFKCAVVDVPFGGAKGGVKINPRTSSVELLEKVTRRFASELIKKNLIGPAMDVPAPDYGTGAREMAWIADTYHTFKYGETNALGCVTGKPVGQGGIRGRTEATGMGVFFGLREALHDADLLKPLGLSAGIEGKRIIVQGLGNVGYHAAIFCQRAGAVITGIAEREGGIFNPDGLDVDEVFQFRQKNGTIKGFHGCVFLEDSSQLLEHECDVLLPAALENVIHQDNAERIQAKIIAEGANGPVTQEAERILHGRGVVILPDLYLNAGGVTVSYFEWLKNLSNVRFGRMGKRAEEASLRRLVTTIEKNTGKSLSAEEKELIIHGADERDLVYSGLEDTMITAYHEIREVMHQNANITDLRTAAFYSAIEKIGVSYQSLGIFP; translated from the coding sequence ATGAGCACTACTATTTCACCCGGACGGGAATTCTTAGACAGTGTCCACTACTACTATGACCAGGCGGCCCAGCACTCCAAGCTCAACCCCGGTATCTTAGAACAGATAAGGACATGCAACAGTGTGTACAAAGTGAAGTTTCCGGTGGAAATAGACGGGCAGATACAGGTTTTTGAGGGAATCAGGGCGCAGCACAGCCATCATAAGCTGCCCACCAAGGGCGGCATCCGGTACAGCATGCACGTAGACGAGGATGAAGTAGTGGCCCTGGCCACGCTCATGACCTTTAAGTGCGCCGTGGTAGACGTGCCGTTTGGCGGGGCCAAGGGCGGCGTAAAGATAAACCCCAGAACTTCTTCGGTGGAGCTGCTGGAGAAAGTGACCCGCCGGTTTGCCAGTGAACTCATCAAGAAAAACTTGATTGGCCCGGCCATGGACGTGCCCGCCCCAGACTATGGGACCGGTGCCCGTGAAATGGCCTGGATAGCCGATACCTACCATACCTTCAAATACGGTGAGACCAACGCCCTGGGCTGCGTAACCGGCAAGCCTGTGGGCCAGGGCGGAATCAGGGGCCGGACCGAGGCCACCGGCATGGGTGTTTTCTTCGGGCTGCGCGAAGCCTTGCATGATGCAGACCTGCTCAAACCGCTGGGCCTTTCTGCGGGCATTGAAGGTAAACGCATCATTGTGCAGGGATTGGGCAACGTGGGCTACCACGCGGCTATTTTCTGCCAACGGGCCGGCGCTGTCATCACGGGTATTGCCGAGCGCGAAGGCGGCATCTTCAACCCAGACGGGCTAGATGTAGATGAAGTCTTCCAGTTCAGGCAGAAGAACGGCACCATTAAAGGTTTCCATGGATGCGTTTTCTTAGAAGACTCCAGCCAGCTTCTGGAACATGAGTGCGACGTGCTCTTGCCAGCGGCCCTGGAGAACGTCATTCACCAGGACAACGCTGAGCGCATCCAGGCCAAAATCATTGCCGAAGGTGCCAACGGCCCGGTTACCCAGGAAGCTGAGCGCATTCTGCACGGTAGAGGTGTGGTGATTCTGCCAGACTTGTACCTAAATGCCGGCGGCGTGACGGTGTCTTACTTTGAGTGGCTCAAGAACCTGTCTAACGTGCGCTTCGGGCGCATGGGCAAACGCGCCGAGGAAGCCAGCCTGCGGCGCCTGGTGACAACCATTGAGAAAAACACCGGTAAAAGCCTTTCCGCCGAAGAAAAAGAACTCATCATCCACGGCGCCGATGAGCGTGACTTAGTTTATTCTGGCCTGGAGGACACCATGATCACCGCCTACCATGAAATACGCGAAGTCATGCACCAGAACGCCAACATCACCGACCTCCGCACCGCCGCCTTCTACAGCGCCATTGAGAAGATAGGCGTGAGTTACCAGTCACTGGGTATTTTTCCGTAA
- a CDS encoding M28 family peptidase: MFKFSTIALAGASALGVLLSAPAARAQTIVKADPVIKKMTEEVSAQELERLVRGLVSFETRHSLSTVKDKKKGIGAARNWAEAELQKAAATSGGRMTVTQDKYVVKADGRRVKEDTEFANVMATLKGTDPNDDRVFIVSGHIDSRNTDVMDVKGKAPGANDDGSGTSAVIELARVMAKQPFPATIIFVCVQGEEQGLIGARHLAERAKKENWNLVAMLNNDMIGNSFSDETGLKDNTRVRIFSEGVPAFETPEMTAMRKSTGGENDSRSRQLARYMKEMTNRYVPQLDVVLNYRTDRFLRGGDHTPFSQLGFTAIRVCEMNENYQYQHQNVRTENGIAYGDFPEHVDYEYMRKNTAMNLATLANLALAPYSPENVGVVTSNLTNKTELKWEAPAKGERPAGYYILMRETSSPMWEKKIYLDGGTTTTTLLPYSKDNYFFAVQAVDAEGHESLPVMPKPIR; encoded by the coding sequence ATGTTTAAATTTTCCACGATTGCCTTGGCGGGCGCTTCGGCGCTGGGGGTGCTGTTGAGCGCTCCTGCTGCCCGGGCCCAAACCATTGTCAAGGCAGACCCTGTCATCAAAAAAATGACCGAGGAAGTCTCTGCCCAGGAGCTGGAGCGCCTGGTGCGCGGCCTGGTCAGCTTTGAGACCCGCCACTCGCTTAGCACGGTCAAAGACAAAAAGAAAGGCATTGGCGCCGCCCGTAACTGGGCAGAGGCCGAGCTCCAGAAAGCCGCCGCCACCTCTGGAGGACGCATGACTGTCACCCAGGACAAATACGTGGTCAAGGCAGACGGACGCCGCGTAAAGGAAGACACGGAGTTTGCCAACGTCATGGCCACCCTCAAAGGCACCGACCCCAACGATGACCGCGTGTTCATTGTGAGCGGCCACATAGACTCCCGCAACACAGACGTGATGGACGTGAAAGGCAAGGCGCCCGGTGCCAATGATGACGGCTCCGGGACCTCGGCGGTGATTGAGCTGGCCCGCGTCATGGCCAAACAACCTTTTCCGGCCACCATCATCTTTGTGTGCGTGCAGGGCGAAGAACAAGGCCTTATTGGTGCCCGCCACTTAGCCGAGCGCGCCAAGAAGGAGAACTGGAACCTGGTGGCCATGCTCAACAATGACATGATCGGGAACTCGTTCTCAGATGAAACCGGCCTCAAAGACAATACCCGCGTGCGTATTTTCTCTGAAGGCGTTCCGGCCTTTGAAACCCCAGAGATGACGGCCATGCGCAAAAGCACCGGCGGCGAGAACGACAGCCGCAGCCGCCAACTGGCCCGCTACATGAAAGAGATGACCAACCGTTACGTGCCGCAGCTAGACGTAGTGCTCAACTACCGCACAGACCGTTTTCTGCGCGGCGGCGACCATACCCCCTTCAGCCAATTGGGCTTCACGGCCATACGGGTCTGTGAGATGAACGAGAACTACCAGTACCAGCACCAGAACGTGCGCACAGAAAACGGCATTGCCTACGGCGATTTCCCTGAACACGTGGACTACGAGTACATGCGCAAAAACACCGCCATGAACCTGGCCACCCTGGCTAACCTGGCCCTGGCGCCTTATTCTCCAGAGAACGTGGGCGTGGTGACCAGCAACCTCACCAACAAGACCGAACTGAAATGGGAAGCCCCTGCCAAAGGTGAGCGACCCGCCGGGTATTACATTCTCATGCGGGAGACGTCTTCTCCCATGTGGGAAAAGAAAATCTACCTAGACGGCGGCACCACCACTACCACGCTCCTGCCCTACTCCAAAGACAACTATTTCTTTGCCGTGCAGGCCGTTGACGCAGAGGGCCATGAAAGTCTCCCCGTCATGCCGAAGCCTATCAGATAA
- a CDS encoding patatin-like phospholipase family protein produces the protein MHRSYYFSCLLLLLWLGAGLQNSSAQKVGLVLSGGGAKGLAHVGVLKVLEKNRIPIDYIVGTSMGAVVGSLYSAGYSPQDIEDLMLSPEFQYWVSGRQLEDHAFNFFSLDPSPAALRLPITFKSSIQVRPVAGGLINDVNLNYALATTLAAGGAISNYDFDNLFVPFRALAAEIFTRQQIVQRKGSLADAVRNSMAVPLAFRPIRQPDGRYFFDGGLFNNFPTDVMRSEFKPDVIIGVNVGDVSYKKYPKEKDDELLGSSLIFLSFDVADTLAVGKNGIFIQPDLEGYGTTDFDKVKELIELGSQAAQAKVDLMQQRIARKADTVQLVKRRAQFQQKAPPVKFDRVRVQGLKENQNEYVRKFFRRKGDHYTIEEIQEGYYRLAANEFFRGIYPRIQFDPAANGYVLSIDAQQSNKATAEVGALFSTRPVDNLFVGLEYRVLTKLLYTVGINANLGRFYTAGQFGFRVNVPSRLPFYLEPSVMYSSLNYQNTNSIFDREAASTQVRQRDFKVGMQVGLSHNFRGRFVVDGAYFANEDEYANIEDVSSDDKLDETDLTGLTTAFRFERNSLNRKMYSTKGHRAVLGLRLVQATELYRPGSTSLMTDTHEDNHKWAQFSAIYEGFYEAKNGKSSWGYFAEGMISTQGNFSNYRSSLTSAPSFLPLPDSRTLFLDNYRATRYGALGLRFSRNFLTKFEWRTEAFTHVIHSPWKEGPEQMAIRKPGFSRPYLTASTGVILQLPIGPAALHVIHYDNKAHRWSVFGHVGLLLYRARSLQ, from the coding sequence ATGCATCGTTCTTATTACTTTTCTTGCCTGTTGCTTCTCCTGTGGCTGGGGGCGGGACTACAAAATAGTTCTGCCCAGAAAGTTGGGCTGGTTTTAAGCGGAGGCGGTGCAAAGGGACTGGCTCACGTGGGCGTTCTAAAGGTGCTGGAGAAAAACCGGATTCCCATTGACTACATTGTGGGCACCAGCATGGGCGCGGTGGTAGGTTCACTGTACTCGGCGGGCTATTCTCCGCAGGACATTGAAGACCTCATGCTCTCCCCAGAGTTCCAGTACTGGGTGTCTGGAAGACAGCTGGAGGACCATGCGTTCAACTTTTTCAGCCTGGACCCTTCTCCGGCGGCGCTGAGGCTACCCATCACGTTCAAGTCCAGCATACAAGTACGGCCAGTGGCCGGCGGGCTCATCAATGACGTGAACCTCAACTATGCCTTGGCCACTACGCTGGCGGCCGGCGGAGCCATCTCTAATTATGACTTTGATAACCTGTTTGTGCCATTCAGGGCCTTAGCGGCAGAGATTTTCACAAGGCAGCAGATTGTGCAACGCAAGGGATCTCTGGCCGATGCGGTGCGCAACTCCATGGCAGTGCCCCTGGCGTTCAGGCCCATCCGGCAGCCAGACGGCCGCTACTTCTTTGACGGCGGTCTTTTCAATAACTTTCCCACAGACGTGATGCGCTCAGAGTTTAAGCCAGACGTGATCATAGGCGTGAACGTGGGAGACGTCTCTTATAAAAAATACCCCAAGGAGAAAGACGATGAGTTGCTGGGCAGTTCGCTCATATTCCTGAGTTTTGACGTGGCAGATACCTTGGCCGTGGGCAAAAACGGCATTTTCATTCAACCAGACCTGGAAGGCTATGGCACCACTGACTTTGACAAGGTAAAGGAACTCATTGAATTGGGGAGCCAGGCCGCCCAAGCCAAAGTAGACCTCATGCAGCAGCGCATTGCCCGGAAGGCAGACACGGTACAATTGGTTAAACGAAGAGCCCAATTCCAGCAGAAGGCCCCGCCTGTTAAGTTTGACCGCGTGCGGGTGCAGGGCCTCAAAGAAAACCAGAACGAATACGTGCGCAAGTTCTTCCGGCGGAAGGGAGACCATTACACCATTGAGGAGATTCAGGAAGGCTACTACCGCCTGGCGGCCAATGAATTCTTCAGGGGCATTTACCCGCGCATTCAGTTTGACCCTGCCGCCAACGGCTATGTATTGAGCATAGACGCCCAGCAGAGCAACAAGGCCACCGCTGAAGTGGGGGCCCTTTTCAGCACCCGCCCTGTGGATAACCTGTTCGTTGGACTGGAGTACCGGGTACTCACCAAGTTGCTTTACACGGTAGGCATTAATGCCAATTTGGGTAGGTTTTACACAGCGGGTCAGTTTGGATTTAGGGTGAACGTACCCTCCAGGCTGCCTTTTTATCTAGAGCCTTCTGTGATGTACAGCAGCCTGAACTACCAGAACACCAACTCCATCTTTGACCGGGAGGCTGCCAGCACGCAAGTACGCCAGCGCGATTTCAAAGTAGGCATGCAGGTGGGTTTGAGCCATAACTTTAGGGGTAGGTTTGTGGTAGACGGCGCCTATTTTGCCAATGAAGATGAATACGCCAACATTGAAGACGTTTCTTCTGATGACAAGCTAGACGAAACGGATTTGACCGGCCTCACCACCGCCTTCCGGTTTGAGCGCAATTCCCTCAACAGAAAAATGTACTCCACCAAAGGCCACCGCGCCGTGCTGGGACTGCGCCTGGTGCAAGCCACTGAACTCTATCGGCCAGGTTCTACCTCTCTCATGACAGACACTCATGAAGATAACCACAAGTGGGCGCAGTTCTCTGCCATCTATGAAGGTTTTTATGAGGCAAAGAACGGCAAAAGCAGTTGGGGCTACTTCGCCGAAGGCATGATCAGCACCCAGGGCAACTTTTCCAACTATCGTTCTTCGTTGACTAGCGCGCCCTCGTTTCTACCCCTCCCAGACTCCCGTACGCTGTTTCTGGACAATTACCGCGCCACCCGCTACGGCGCTTTGGGTTTGCGCTTCTCCAGGAACTTCCTCACTAAATTTGAGTGGCGCACCGAGGCCTTTACCCACGTTATCCACAGTCCCTGGAAAGAAGGCCCAGAGCAAATGGCCATCAGGAAACCGGGGTTCAGCAGGCCGTACCTGACCGCCAGTACCGGCGTTATCCTACAACTACCCATTGGGCCGGCGGCGCTTCATGTCATCCATTATGACAACAAGGCGCACAGATGGTCAGTGTTTGGGCATGTGGGCTTGTTGTTGTACAGAGCCAGGTCTTTGCAATAA